The following are encoded together in the Ovis aries strain OAR_USU_Benz2616 breed Rambouillet chromosome 15, ARS-UI_Ramb_v3.0, whole genome shotgun sequence genome:
- the LOC101121883 gene encoding olfactory receptor 52B4-like, translating into MATPNHTSPSHSLFILLGIPGLEDQHTWISLPFFLSYLVAVLGNILLVFIIMTERSLHEPMYFFLCMLGVADLILSTTTVPKALAIFWFHAGEISLDGCVTQIFFIHATFIAESGILLAMAFDRYVAICDPLRYTTVLSHAVIIRVGLAVVLRSFSVILPDVFLVKRLPFCHSNVLPHTYCEHMAVAKFACADIRVNVWYGLSVLLSTVVVDALLILVSYIFILNAVFRLPSRGARQKALGTCGSHLGVISMFYLPGIFTIIAQRFGHHVPPYIHILLANVCMLAPPMLNPIIYGVKTRQIRECVVSTLSSQWKLC; encoded by the coding sequence atggcaacccccaaCCACACTAGTCCCAGCCATTCACTCTTCATTCTGCTGGGGATCCCTGGCTTGGAAGACCAGCACACATGGATCTCCCtcccattttttctttcctacctTGTTGCTGTCCTAGGGAATATCCTCCTTGTCTTCATCATCATGACTGAACGCAGCCTCCATGagcccatgtacttcttcctctgcATGCTGGGTGTGGCGGACCTCATCCTGTCCACTACCACTGTGCCCAAAGCCCTGGCCATATTCTGGTTCCATGCTGGAGAGATTTCCCTTGATGGTTGTGTCacccaaatcttctttatccatgccaCCTTCATTGCTGAATCAGGAATTCTGTTGGCCATGGCATTTGACCGCTATGTAGCCATCTGTGACCCATTGCGCTATACCACAGTGCTCAGTCATGCAGTAATCATAAGGGTTGGTCTGGCTGTGGTCCTGAGGAGTTTCTCTGTGATCCTTCCAGATGTGTTCCTGGTGAAAAGACTGCCTTTCTGCCATAGCAACGTGCTACCACATACCTACTGTGAGCACATGGCTGTTGCCAAATTTGCTTGTGCTGATATTCGTGTCAATGTCTGGTATGGCTTGTCTGTCCTTCTCTCTACTGTAGTGGTAGATGCCTTGCTCATCTTAGTTTCCTACATCTTCATCCTTAATGCAGTCTTCCGTCTTCCCTCCCGAGGAGCTCGGCAAAAGGCCCTAGGCACCTGTGGCTCCCACCTTGGTGTCATTTCCATGTTTTACTTGCCTGGCATTTTTACCATAATTGCCCAGCGGTTTGGGCATCATGTTCCTCCTTATATCCACATTCTGCTGGCAAATGTCTGCATGTTAGCTCCTCCTATGTTAAACCCCATCATTTATGGTGTTAAGACCAGGCAGATTCGAGAATGTGTGGTTAGTACTTTGTCTTCACAGTGGAAACTCTGCTGA